The following are encoded in a window of Roseivirga misakiensis genomic DNA:
- a CDS encoding YciI family protein: MKKLIITALLLMSVSAFAQDQARYTFVFLNTNQDRPELPKKEVDSLQAGHMANIGRLVKERKMIAAGPFDGGGGIFLFDTNVEETKAVLNSDPAIAAGRFNLEVMAFDMAKGEICTLWDEDEADIGMTSYYLARYTNNNTGFGTQTSSHTVRHMRDAERMFKELKVLGILKFEANQGQVVIFNAPESDAYQEYFAKQKLVKKGMMDVYVKPLYFPVGVFCEN; this comes from the coding sequence ATGAAAAAGTTAATAATCACCGCGCTATTACTGATGTCTGTGAGTGCCTTTGCTCAAGATCAGGCACGTTACACGTTTGTCTTCCTAAATACTAATCAGGATCGTCCTGAACTCCCTAAAAAGGAGGTGGATAGTCTTCAGGCTGGGCATATGGCAAATATTGGTCGGTTGGTGAAGGAAAGGAAAATGATTGCAGCAGGTCCTTTCGATGGCGGCGGTGGAATATTTCTGTTCGACACAAATGTAGAAGAGACTAAGGCTGTTTTGAATTCTGATCCTGCGATAGCTGCTGGAAGGTTTAATTTGGAAGTTATGGCCTTTGATATGGCCAAAGGGGAGATTTGCACCTTATGGGATGAAGATGAAGCGGATATAGGGATGACAAGCTACTATTTGGCCAGGTACACGAATAATAATACAGGTTTTGGTACTCAAACAAGTAGTCATACGGTACGGCACATGCGCGATGCTGAAAGAATGTTTAAAGAGCTAAAGGTTCTTGGCATTTTGAAATTTGAGGCAAATCAGGGGCAAGTTGTCATCTTTAATGCACCAGAAAGTGATGCGTATCAAGAGTATTTTGCCAAGCAGAAATTGGTAAAAAAGGGTATGATGGATGTTTACGTTAAACCACTATATTTTCCAGTTGGTGTCTTTTGCGAAAATTAA
- a CDS encoding NADPH:quinone oxidoreductase family protein: MKALLCENFGLPETLNMAEVDKPSPNENQILIKVKACGINFPDSLIIQDKYQFKPRLPFAPGGEVSGVVDAVGKNVSHVKPGDKVFALTIWGGLAEYALADSHKCLLMPENMDFITAATTMYTCGTSLHALKQRAQIKPGETLLVLGAAGGVGLAAVQIGKLIGAKVIAAASTDEKLEVCQKLGADDTINYTKSDLRTAIKELTNEKGVDVVYDPIGDKYSEPAVRSLAWQGRYLVVGFAAGVPSAIKLNLPLLKGASIVGVFWGAFAQKQPKESMQNFKQILGWIDEKKLQQNIHQVYSLKDGGQAIRDLMNRKVIGKNVVKIN; this comes from the coding sequence ATGAAAGCGCTGCTCTGCGAAAATTTCGGTTTACCAGAAACACTGAATATGGCTGAGGTTGATAAGCCGTCTCCCAACGAAAATCAGATACTAATAAAGGTCAAAGCATGCGGCATCAACTTTCCCGACAGCCTTATCATCCAAGATAAATATCAATTTAAACCTCGCCTTCCTTTTGCGCCTGGTGGAGAAGTTTCTGGGGTTGTAGATGCCGTTGGGAAAAATGTAAGTCACGTAAAACCGGGTGACAAGGTATTTGCGCTTACAATTTGGGGCGGACTCGCTGAATATGCACTGGCAGACAGTCATAAATGCTTGTTAATGCCAGAAAACATGGACTTTATAACGGCCGCAACTACCATGTACACCTGTGGTACATCCTTGCATGCCCTCAAACAAAGAGCCCAAATAAAACCAGGAGAAACACTTTTGGTCTTAGGTGCTGCGGGTGGCGTAGGATTGGCCGCTGTTCAGATCGGGAAACTTATAGGAGCAAAAGTGATTGCCGCCGCATCAACGGATGAGAAATTAGAAGTTTGCCAAAAGCTCGGCGCAGATGATACTATTAACTACACCAAGTCAGATCTAAGAACGGCCATAAAAGAATTGACCAATGAAAAAGGTGTAGATGTCGTATATGATCCGATCGGTGACAAATATTCAGAGCCCGCTGTCCGATCATTGGCTTGGCAAGGTCGGTATCTCGTCGTAGGATTTGCTGCCGGAGTACCATCAGCCATCAAACTAAACCTTCCTCTTTTAAAAGGAGCATCAATTGTGGGCGTATTTTGGGGTGCTTTTGCCCAAAAACAGCCTAAAGAAAGCATGCAGAACTTTAAACAAATACTGGGTTGGATTGATGAAAAGAAACTCCAACAGAATATCCATCAAGTCTATTCGCTAAAAGACGGTGGCCAAGCGATTAGAGATTTAATGAATAGAAAGGTTATCGGAAAAAATGTGGTGAAGATTAATTAG
- a CDS encoding YdeI/OmpD-associated family protein, with product MLKSKNVEDYFAPDAPQVEQMTYLRAILKAFPFEETVKWAFPVYTISGKNIIGLGGFKAYAGIWFFQGCFLRDEANQLVNAQEGKTHAMRQWRFQSVQEIKENEDLIKAYIEEAIENHHAGKEYKPPKKSPKPLIIPTELQSVLDNNLALKESFQAHSLTNQRDFAEYIAMAKRDNTKQSRLEKIIPMIQNGIGLKDKYKK from the coding sequence ATGTTAAAATCTAAAAATGTAGAGGATTATTTTGCTCCAGATGCGCCACAGGTGGAGCAAATGACCTATTTAAGAGCAATTCTCAAGGCTTTCCCGTTTGAGGAAACCGTAAAATGGGCATTTCCGGTTTATACTATTTCTGGCAAGAACATTATCGGACTTGGTGGATTTAAGGCCTACGCAGGCATCTGGTTTTTTCAGGGATGCTTCCTCAGAGATGAAGCGAATCAATTAGTCAATGCGCAAGAGGGAAAAACTCATGCCATGCGGCAGTGGCGCTTTCAGTCGGTGCAAGAAATCAAAGAAAACGAAGATTTAATCAAAGCCTATATTGAAGAAGCTATTGAAAACCATCATGCAGGCAAAGAATACAAGCCCCCTAAAAAGAGTCCCAAGCCATTGATTATCCCAACTGAGCTTCAATCAGTATTGGATAATAATCTAGCGCTAAAAGAAAGCTTTCAAGCCCATTCGCTGACTAACCAAAGGGATTTTGCTGAATACATTGCCATGGCAAAAAGAGATAATACGAAGCAATCTAGGTTAGAGAAAATCATTCCTATGATTCAAAATGGTATAGGTTTAAAAGATAAGTATAAGAAGTAA
- a CDS encoding agmatine deiminase family protein, translating to MKKMVGILMIVGLFTCACDNEETQNENETTNPTNTISSDKMLLVLSAPSINDAYYSSALNLIVDFQVNYAKSIMGNDNVVIIVDRQTRHLYENRLPSDILITAEVYDIWMRDFSTVNPQSPVQFTYSWASMTKRESEEVQNSFNQFANTIGIERSKTNLIIDGGNLVDNYNGRVITTTRFLDDNNLTYAEGVAALKQQLGAAEVAIIVPDEEVLAHSDGMVSWFDDNTLLINDYTTDTNLRSQVLNELSSAFPGVNLVEIPVEYASNSPGQWDGFESACGINLNATTTYNNIYVPVFNMPHEEEALRLMEANTTKNIIRVNAEGVCAMGGSVRCLTWQLTGDNAEKLILAARNQ from the coding sequence ATGAAAAAAATGGTCGGTATACTAATGATCGTAGGACTCTTCACATGTGCTTGCGATAATGAAGAAACTCAAAACGAAAATGAAACAACAAACCCAACCAATACGATCAGTTCGGATAAGATGCTTTTAGTGCTCTCTGCTCCTAGTATCAACGATGCTTACTATAGTTCGGCTTTGAACCTCATTGTAGACTTTCAAGTGAACTATGCCAAATCGATAATGGGTAATGATAATGTGGTCATCATAGTTGATCGCCAAACACGTCACTTATATGAAAATAGGTTGCCAAGTGACATACTTATTACAGCCGAGGTTTATGACATCTGGATGAGAGATTTTAGCACGGTAAATCCACAATCTCCAGTACAGTTCACTTATTCTTGGGCTTCTATGACTAAGAGGGAAAGTGAAGAAGTACAGAACAGTTTTAATCAATTTGCTAATACAATTGGCATTGAAAGGTCCAAAACTAATTTGATTATTGATGGTGGAAATTTGGTCGACAATTATAATGGGCGTGTAATCACGACAACGCGTTTCCTTGATGACAATAATTTAACCTATGCCGAAGGTGTAGCGGCACTTAAGCAGCAGTTAGGTGCCGCGGAGGTAGCCATAATAGTACCTGATGAGGAAGTTTTGGCTCATTCGGATGGAATGGTGAGTTGGTTTGACGATAACACGCTTCTGATCAATGATTATACTACTGACACTAACCTAAGATCACAGGTATTGAATGAACTTAGCAGCGCTTTCCCAGGAGTAAATCTAGTGGAGATACCCGTAGAGTATGCATCGAATTCTCCTGGTCAATGGGACGGCTTTGAATCGGCATGTGGAATTAATTTGAATGCCACGACTACTTATAATAACATTTACGTCCCTGTATTTAATATGCCCCATGAAGAAGAGGCATTAAGATTAATGGAAGCCAATACGACAAAAAACATTATTCGTGTTAATGCCGAGGGTGTTTGTGCCATGGGCGGAAGCGTTAGGTGTCTCACTTGGCAATTAACTGGTGATAATGCCGAAAAATTAATTTTAGCGGCTCGAAATCAATAG
- a CDS encoding 2'-5' RNA ligase family protein yields MILEKGHSLFNQSDLSEYLFIVLPYAEISKEVKSFKRDFFSKYGAYPGQNSCAHIRLVSFFQPEEREKRLLKASQEVLNQIKGFEIFLNGFGFYGVDRHIFLEVLNKQSLVDVYHLLRFRLFQELVSLSFLNKQFEPTLNIGTGFTALQFMDAVRDYEHEPYTNSFRVTRIHVLKRKAPFKTWENLTTLPLAKSEGELLGLL; encoded by the coding sequence ATGATTTTAGAAAAGGGGCATTCATTATTTAATCAAAGCGATCTGAGCGAATATTTATTTATCGTTTTGCCCTATGCTGAGATAAGTAAAGAGGTAAAGTCTTTTAAGCGAGACTTCTTCAGTAAGTATGGTGCTTATCCAGGTCAGAACTCTTGTGCACATATACGATTGGTCTCTTTTTTTCAGCCAGAAGAAAGAGAAAAGAGGCTGCTAAAAGCATCACAAGAGGTGCTAAATCAAATAAAAGGCTTTGAGATATTCTTAAATGGCTTCGGTTTTTATGGAGTTGATCGGCATATCTTTTTAGAGGTGCTCAATAAGCAATCTCTTGTAGATGTTTACCACCTGTTGAGATTCAGGTTGTTTCAGGAATTGGTATCGCTGTCATTTCTAAATAAGCAGTTCGAACCTACACTAAATATTGGCACTGGTTTTACGGCATTGCAGTTTATGGATGCAGTGAGGGATTACGAGCATGAACCTTATACTAATAGTTTTAGAGTTACTAGAATACACGTGCTAAAAAGAAAGGCACCGTTTAAAACTTGGGAAAATTTAACAACACTGCCCTTAGCAAAATCAGAAGGAGAGTTGCTGGGGCTTCTTTAA
- a CDS encoding PAS domain S-box protein — protein MELVVGQKVSPLILKAIIPQVQNSSISSFTTEYENIILSAKVDASTDLYHITFSKREDRELQKKYATDKYRLLVEAAQDVIYEIDLNGQFTYVNPKATEVSGYSEAECLKMSYLELVRDDWEDRVQAFYLKQVKESIHSTYLEFPIITKKGKEVWLGQNVQLLEDEIAQVGLMAIARDITIVHDTQKALERSEEKYRGIIQNLQYGLMEVDLDEKIIYANEAMCLITGYSQEELVGQHASDLLVDETTRSVIDNQHEQRLEGVASVYQLKLRHKNGDELWALISGAPIFDVDGNRVGSIGIHMDITEKQRDQEALVFARNQLEQQNEKLHKNQKFLSAINGFVTKLLNDETLFEIAWEIAENVIDQFGFEDCVIYVLNDDTGKLTQLAAYGAKSTKNRQVVDPIEIEMGVGIVGTVAQSGVAEIIKDTTKDPRYIVDDAKRQSEITVPIIADGKVIGIIDSEHSDKNYFSDAHLEILTTVANLASNRLKNAIANQKQLQIEGELRDSEEKLRTILESAIDGVISIDAKGVIAEWNKQAEVIFGYKAEEVIGLTLTETIIPPNFREAHDRGMKHYFRTGEGPVLNQKIEISALRKNGEEFPIELAIIPVRTKGVQTFTAFLSDITIQKEVRLEMEKALNKEKEVNELKSRFVAMTSHEFRTPLTTIKQNSDLISHRLELTAPDQFPKYAKYFDRIESELGRVTGLMNDILMLGRIESGKIEIKKKENDLVEFCQQLVDKQRVDENPVMNFKIQGVPRPIMFDRQLLHHVVLNLLTNATKYSTGKKDPQVTLVFNELDKARIHVKDFGIGIPKKDQKGLFQSFYRATNVKNIQGSGLGLSIVKEFTEMHGGKVEVISEVNKGAEFIVEIPDK, from the coding sequence TTGGAGCTCGTCGTAGGTCAAAAGGTCAGCCCACTGATCCTAAAAGCAATAATTCCTCAGGTTCAGAATTCATCCATTTCTTCTTTCACCACGGAGTATGAGAATATTATACTTTCTGCAAAAGTTGATGCTTCAACTGATTTATACCATATTACTTTTTCAAAACGAGAGGACCGAGAGTTGCAAAAGAAGTATGCTACAGATAAATATCGATTATTAGTAGAGGCCGCACAGGATGTGATCTATGAAATCGATTTGAATGGACAATTCACGTATGTCAACCCAAAGGCGACGGAAGTTTCTGGATATTCTGAGGCCGAGTGCTTAAAAATGAGCTATCTGGAATTGGTAAGAGATGACTGGGAAGATCGCGTTCAAGCATTTTATTTAAAACAGGTAAAAGAGTCAATTCACTCTACTTATCTCGAATTCCCGATAATCACTAAAAAGGGTAAAGAAGTTTGGTTAGGGCAAAATGTGCAATTACTCGAGGATGAGATAGCGCAAGTTGGGCTGATGGCCATTGCACGTGATATCACCATAGTTCATGATACACAAAAAGCCCTAGAGCGATCGGAAGAAAAGTATCGGGGGATTATCCAGAACCTTCAGTATGGGCTCATGGAAGTGGATTTGGATGAGAAAATCATCTATGCTAACGAAGCCATGTGCTTAATAACGGGGTATTCTCAAGAAGAATTAGTTGGGCAACATGCCTCAGATTTACTAGTTGATGAAACAACGAGGTCTGTCATTGATAATCAGCATGAGCAGAGACTTGAAGGTGTAGCATCGGTTTATCAGTTAAAACTCCGTCATAAAAATGGTGATGAACTTTGGGCCTTAATTTCTGGTGCACCAATATTTGACGTGGATGGCAACCGTGTGGGATCGATTGGTATCCACATGGATATTACGGAAAAGCAAAGAGATCAAGAGGCCCTCGTTTTTGCTAGAAATCAACTGGAGCAACAAAATGAAAAGCTCCACAAGAATCAGAAATTTTTAAGCGCGATTAACGGTTTTGTTACTAAGCTCTTGAATGATGAAACGCTGTTTGAAATCGCTTGGGAAATCGCGGAAAATGTGATTGACCAGTTTGGTTTTGAAGACTGTGTGATTTACGTTTTGAATGACGATACTGGAAAACTCACTCAATTGGCTGCATATGGTGCTAAATCCACAAAAAATAGACAAGTCGTAGATCCTATTGAGATTGAAATGGGAGTGGGTATTGTAGGTACGGTGGCACAAAGTGGTGTTGCAGAAATTATCAAGGATACCACAAAAGACCCGCGCTACATTGTTGATGATGCCAAGAGACAATCGGAAATAACGGTTCCGATAATTGCCGATGGCAAAGTGATCGGGATTATTGACTCTGAGCATAGTGATAAGAACTATTTTAGCGATGCTCATCTGGAGATTCTCACGACTGTTGCTAATTTAGCCTCCAACCGATTGAAGAATGCTATTGCGAATCAAAAGCAATTACAAATAGAAGGTGAACTCAGAGATAGCGAAGAAAAGCTTAGAACAATTCTGGAGTCAGCCATTGACGGAGTTATTTCTATTGATGCCAAAGGCGTAATAGCAGAATGGAACAAGCAAGCCGAAGTCATTTTTGGTTATAAAGCCGAAGAAGTAATTGGACTCACACTGACTGAAACTATAATCCCACCTAATTTCAGGGAAGCGCACGATAGGGGAATGAAACATTACTTCCGCACGGGTGAAGGACCTGTATTGAATCAAAAAATTGAAATCTCAGCCTTAAGAAAGAACGGTGAAGAGTTTCCGATCGAATTGGCTATTATCCCAGTTAGAACCAAAGGAGTCCAGACTTTTACAGCCTTTTTAAGTGATATTACTATTCAAAAGGAAGTTCGACTAGAAATGGAAAAGGCGCTTAATAAAGAGAAGGAAGTCAATGAGTTAAAGTCTAGGTTCGTAGCCATGACCTCGCATGAATTTAGAACACCACTCACTACGATTAAGCAAAATTCTGACCTGATCAGCCACAGACTTGAGTTAACGGCACCAGACCAGTTTCCGAAATACGCCAAGTACTTTGATCGCATTGAATCAGAGCTGGGGCGTGTAACTGGTCTAATGAACGACATACTTATGTTGGGCAGAATTGAATCTGGTAAGATAGAAATCAAGAAGAAGGAAAATGACTTGGTTGAATTCTGCCAACAGCTTGTAGACAAGCAAAGAGTTGATGAAAACCCTGTGATGAATTTTAAAATTCAAGGGGTGCCAAGGCCTATAATGTTTGACCGTCAACTGCTACACCATGTGGTTTTGAATCTTTTAACCAATGCTACTAAGTATTCTACGGGTAAAAAAGATCCACAGGTCACGCTTGTTTTCAACGAACTGGATAAAGCGAGAATTCATGTGAAGGATTTCGGAATCGGTATTCCAAAAAAGGATCAAAAAGGTCTTTTTCAATCATTTTACCGTGCCACCAATGTGAAGAATATCCAGGGTTCTGGCCTTGGACTATCAATTGTGAAAGAATTCACTGAAATGCACGGCGGAAAAGTGGAGGTTATTAGCGAGGTGAATAAAGGGGCAGAGTTTATAGTTGAAATCCCAGATAAGTAA
- a CDS encoding LytR/AlgR family response regulator transcription factor, protein MTKLKVLVVEDDPMIAESVQDILELLDHEVVGIAEDAETAIQLCNEHTPQIALLDIQIGGDIDGVDLAELINDQFDIPFIFTTAFADDATVARASERGPFGYLVKPYGVKDINAAIEIAMSAYGRLKKAQENPGVSKIIDNSLFLKVDAKLIKVKIDDILYVEAKGDYALFKTLAKGYIVHSTMKRVQERLDQYNFAKVHRSYVVNLSKIVDIEESNLLIEDKVIPISRANKEALMKRLNKL, encoded by the coding sequence ATGACCAAATTAAAAGTACTGGTAGTAGAGGACGATCCAATGATCGCCGAAAGTGTACAAGATATATTGGAACTTCTGGATCATGAAGTAGTCGGAATTGCTGAAGATGCTGAAACCGCCATTCAGCTTTGCAATGAACACACACCTCAAATTGCGCTGTTGGATATCCAAATTGGTGGCGACATCGATGGGGTAGATCTAGCAGAGTTGATAAACGATCAGTTTGACATACCATTTATTTTTACAACCGCCTTTGCCGATGACGCTACTGTTGCCAGAGCATCGGAGAGAGGGCCTTTTGGCTATTTGGTTAAGCCATATGGTGTCAAGGACATAAATGCTGCGATAGAAATCGCAATGTCTGCCTATGGTAGATTAAAAAAGGCACAGGAAAATCCCGGAGTATCAAAAATCATTGACAATAGCCTTTTCCTAAAAGTCGATGCCAAACTTATTAAGGTTAAGATTGACGATATTTTATATGTTGAAGCGAAAGGTGATTATGCGCTTTTCAAGACTTTAGCGAAAGGCTACATTGTGCACTCAACTATGAAACGTGTACAAGAACGGCTGGATCAATATAACTTTGCCAAAGTACACCGATCATATGTAGTCAACCTATCCAAAATTGTAGACATTGAAGAATCTAACCTGCTGATAGAGGATAAGGTAATCCCGATCTCGAGAGCCAATAAAGAGGCACTAATGAAGCGATTGAATAAGCTATAG
- a CDS encoding DEAD/DEAH box helicase codes for MSHFSQLGLSESTCSVLEQLGFEKPTPIQEKAIPMLLENDPTDFIGLAQTGTGKTAAFGLPLVDIINEHDSTTQALIMAPTRELGQQTAQQLVTFAKSKKGLNVEVVYGGADISRQIKALKRPTQIVVATPGRLLDLIKRKAIKLENVQHVVLDEADEMLNMGFKEDIDEILSHTLDNRVTWLFSATMPKEIRRLVKTYMKDPLEVSVDADQKSNKDISHQYVVTKTDNKLSAIRRFMDIQPDMKGIMFCRTKMDTQEIADQLSKLGYAVEALHGDLSQRQRDTVMKRFKSRSMQLLIATDVAARGIDVNDLTHVFHHKLPDQLESYTHRSGRTGRAGKKGISMAFINPREKRKITDIERKVNVSFEKVTIPTVDELKVSRINNWANIILNTKVDEQSEEILASLHGQFEGLTKEDLLKRLISTQLDHLMVQGDEEGDINIGDGKEQKERKSQTKDGFNRYFINVGLMDGITEADLIHFLSDVTGIRRKHFSDFSIQKNCSFFNMEEKQDDDLAKHFEFIEVEGRAIRVNRDEEGRPSRNKPSRSRGGFRGDGGNRKGGGRKGARSGGSRSQSSVNPSSRRNRGRRR; via the coding sequence TTGAGTCATTTTAGTCAATTAGGGCTTTCAGAGTCCACGTGTAGCGTTTTAGAACAATTAGGTTTTGAAAAGCCAACCCCCATTCAAGAAAAAGCGATCCCGATGCTGTTGGAAAACGATCCAACAGATTTTATCGGTTTAGCGCAAACTGGAACGGGTAAAACCGCTGCTTTTGGTCTTCCACTAGTAGATATTATCAATGAGCACGATTCGACTACGCAGGCGTTGATCATGGCGCCTACAAGAGAGCTTGGACAGCAAACTGCCCAGCAGTTAGTGACATTTGCGAAAAGTAAAAAGGGCTTAAATGTAGAGGTTGTTTACGGTGGTGCTGATATCAGTCGCCAGATTAAAGCACTAAAAAGACCAACCCAAATTGTGGTGGCCACACCCGGTAGATTATTGGATTTGATCAAACGAAAAGCGATCAAATTGGAAAACGTCCAACATGTAGTGCTTGACGAAGCTGACGAAATGTTGAATATGGGCTTCAAAGAGGATATCGATGAGATTTTGAGCCATACTTTGGATAATCGGGTTACTTGGTTGTTTTCGGCCACCATGCCGAAAGAAATCAGACGTTTGGTTAAGACCTACATGAAAGACCCTTTGGAGGTTTCTGTAGATGCTGACCAAAAGAGTAATAAAGATATCTCACACCAATACGTAGTAACGAAGACGGATAATAAGCTGTCTGCGATAAGGCGTTTTATGGATATTCAGCCCGACATGAAAGGCATTATGTTCTGTAGAACAAAAATGGATACCCAAGAAATAGCAGATCAATTGTCTAAGTTGGGTTATGCTGTGGAAGCATTACACGGAGATTTATCGCAAAGACAACGCGATACTGTCATGAAACGATTCAAATCTCGTTCTATGCAGCTGCTCATCGCAACGGACGTTGCCGCAAGAGGTATTGATGTTAATGATTTAACCCACGTCTTTCATCATAAACTGCCAGATCAATTAGAGAGCTATACACATAGGAGTGGTAGAACCGGGCGTGCTGGTAAAAAAGGAATCTCAATGGCCTTTATTAACCCGCGCGAGAAACGGAAAATCACAGATATTGAGCGCAAGGTTAACGTAAGCTTTGAAAAAGTGACGATCCCAACGGTTGATGAATTAAAAGTGAGCCGAATTAATAACTGGGCCAACATAATTTTAAATACCAAGGTAGACGAGCAATCGGAAGAAATACTGGCCAGTTTGCACGGTCAATTCGAGGGGCTCACTAAAGAAGATTTACTAAAGCGTTTAATATCCACTCAACTTGACCATTTAATGGTTCAGGGTGATGAAGAAGGCGATATTAATATCGGTGATGGCAAGGAGCAAAAAGAGCGTAAATCACAGACTAAAGATGGTTTTAACCGCTACTTTATCAATGTAGGGTTGATGGATGGCATTACCGAAGCCGATTTAATCCATTTTCTTTCTGACGTGACGGGTATTCGAAGAAAGCATTTTTCTGATTTCTCTATTCAAAAGAACTGTAGCTTCTTCAATATGGAAGAGAAGCAGGACGATGATTTAGCCAAGCACTTTGAGTTTATTGAAGTAGAAGGGCGTGCCATCCGAGTAAATCGAGATGAAGAGGGCAGACCTTCACGAAACAAGCCATCCCGATCTAGAGGCGGGTTCCGCGGCGATGGTGGCAATAGAAAAGGTGGTGGTCGTAAAGGCGCAAGAAGTGGCGGTAGTCGATCTCAATCTAGTGTCAATCCTTCCTCAAGAAGAAACAGAGGTCGTAGGAGATAG
- a CDS encoding fatty acid desaturase family protein, whose protein sequence is MKNRVNNYFTDNNISKQANLGMVLKTILMLSLFIVPITLINVGVVQQVWLLFTLYLISGLGMAGIGMGVMHDAIHGSYSKNRTVNRLLGYSMNIIGANAGVWKIQHNVLHHTYTNIDEADDDINTPPFLRFTPNRKWMKVHKYQHIYIWFFYSLSTISWITTKDFIRVNRYWKMGLVGCKGKYRREMLQVSLWKASYYVYALILPMIFLPINPLVVFAAFIAMHMITGICISAVFQTAHIMPDMEFPKMDEDGKIEKNWAVHQLETTANYAPKSKIFSWLIGGLNYQVEHHLFPNICHVHYRKLSKIVKATAEEFNVPYYSHTTFLSALGQHTKTLQLLGRPDADKEPNAELSAFPVG, encoded by the coding sequence GTGAAGAATCGTGTGAATAATTACTTTACCGATAATAACATCAGCAAACAGGCTAATCTTGGTATGGTTTTGAAGACCATTTTGATGCTTTCGTTGTTTATTGTTCCAATTACGCTGATCAATGTAGGTGTAGTTCAGCAGGTTTGGCTACTCTTTACCCTTTACTTAATAAGTGGATTAGGAATGGCCGGTATTGGAATGGGGGTCATGCATGATGCAATTCACGGTTCTTATTCAAAAAACCGTACCGTCAATAGACTTTTAGGTTACTCAATGAATATTATAGGGGCCAATGCGGGCGTATGGAAAATTCAACATAACGTTTTGCATCATACTTATACGAATATCGACGAAGCCGATGACGATATAAATACGCCGCCTTTTCTAAGGTTTACACCAAATAGGAAGTGGATGAAGGTGCATAAATATCAGCATATCTATATTTGGTTTTTTTACTCCTTGAGCACTATATCGTGGATTACGACCAAGGATTTTATTCGCGTAAATCGTTACTGGAAAATGGGTCTTGTCGGTTGCAAGGGTAAATATAGGCGCGAAATGTTACAGGTCTCTTTGTGGAAAGCCTCTTATTATGTTTATGCCCTAATTCTACCGATGATTTTCTTACCTATAAATCCATTAGTAGTTTTTGCAGCTTTTATTGCCATGCACATGATCACGGGAATTTGTATTAGCGCTGTCTTCCAAACAGCTCATATTATGCCAGATATGGAGTTTCCTAAAATGGACGAGGACGGTAAGATAGAGAAGAACTGGGCAGTGCATCAATTAGAAACAACGGCAAACTACGCACCCAAAAGCAAAATTTTCTCTTGGCTAATTGGTGGTTTGAATTACCAAGTAGAACACCATTTGTTTCCTAATATTTGCCATGTACACTACAGGAAGCTTTCTAAAATAGTAAAGGCTACAGCCGAGGAGTTTAATGTCCCATATTATAGCCATACGACCTTTCTGAGTGCATTAGGTCAGCATACTAAAACGCTTCAGTTATTGGGCCGACCAGATGCAGATAAAGAACCTAACGCTGAATTAAGCGCCTTTCCAGTAGGGTAG